From one Acinonyx jubatus isolate Ajub_Pintada_27869175 chromosome B1, VMU_Ajub_asm_v1.0, whole genome shotgun sequence genomic stretch:
- the LOC106983647 gene encoding cytochrome P450 2U1 isoform X3, whose translation MASPGLPQPPAEVSPWPLRLLHAPPGLLRLDSTGGALLLLGLAALLGWSWLWRHRARGIPPGPTPWPVVGNFGFVLLPPFLRRKSWLQRRARAAGVEPSALGPQLYLADLARVYGNVFSFFIGHYLVVVLSDFQSVREALVQQAEIFSDRPRVPLVSLVTKEKGIVFAHYGPVWRQQRKFSHSTLRHFGLGKLSLEPKIIEEFKYIKEEMQKHGEDPFNPFPILNNAVSNIICSLCFGQRFDYTNSEFKKMLNLMSRALEICLNTQLLLVNICSWLYYLPFGPFKELRQIEKDITTFLKKIIKDHRESLDVENPQDFIDMYLLHVDEERKNNSNSSFNEDYLFYIIGDLFIAGTDTTTNSLLWCLLYMSLNPDIQVLQGYTIPKGTMILPNLWSVHRDPAIWEKPDDFYPNRFLDDQGQLIKKETFIPFGIGKRVCMGEQLAKMELFLMFVSLMQSFTFALPKDSKKPILTGRYGLTLAPHPFNIIISKR comes from the exons ATGGCCTCTCCCGGGCTGCCGCAGCCCCCGGCTGAGGTCTCGCCCTGGCCTCTGCGTCTGCTGCACGCGCCTCCCGGGCTGCTGCGGCTGGACTCCACCGGCGGAGCGCTGCTGCTGCTCGGCCTCGCGGCGCTCCTCGGCTGGAGCTGGCTGTGGCGGCACCGGGCGCGGGGCATCCCCCCCGGACCCACGCCCTGGCCCGTGGTGGGCAATTTCGGCTTCGTGCTGCTGCCACCGTTCCTCCGACGGAAGAGCTGGCTGCAGCGCCGGGCGAGGGCCGCAGGAGTGGAGCCCTCCGCCCTGGGCCCGCAGTTGTACCTGGCCGACCTGGCCCGCGTATACGGCAATGTCTTCAGCTTTTTCATCGGCCACTACCTGGTGGTGGTCCTCAGCGACTTCCAAAGCGTGCGCGAGGCGCTGGTGCAACAGGCCGAGATCTTCAGCGACCGCCCGCGGGTGCCGCTCGTCTCCCTCGTAACCAAGGAGAAGG GGATTGTATTTGCACATTATGGTCCAGTCTGGAGACAACAGAGGAAGTTCTCTCATTCAACTCTTCGTCATTTTGGCTTGGGAAAACTTAGCTTGGAACCCAAGATTATTGAGgagtttaaatatataaaagaggaAATGCAGAAGCATGGAGAAGACCCCTTCAACCCTTTCCCCATTCTCAACAATGCTGTCTCTAACATCATTTGCTCCCTGTGCTTTGGCCAGCGTTTTGATTATACCAATAGTGAGTTCAAGAAAATGCTCAATCTTATGTCACGAGCGTTAGAAATCTGTCTCAACACCCAGCTCCTCCTGGTCAACATATGCTCCTGGCTTTATTATCTTCCCTTTGGACCATTTAAAGAATTAAGACAGATTGAAAAGGATATTAccactttccttaaaaaaatcatcaaagacCATCGAGAGTCTCTGGATGTGGAGAATCCTCAGGATTTCATAGACATGTACCTTCTCCACGTGgatgaggagagaaaaaataatagcaatagtaGCTTTAatgaagattatttattttatatcattggGGATCTCTTCATTGCTGGAACTGATACCACAACTAACTCCTTGCTTTGGTGCCTTCTTTATATGTCACTGAACCCCGACATACAAG tgctCCAAGGATATACCATTCCTAAAGGCACAATGATATTACCCAACTTGTGGTCAGTACACAGAGACCCAGCCATTTGGGAGAAACCGGATGATTTCTACCCTAATCGATTTCTGGATGATCAGGGAcaacttattaaaaaagaaacatttattccttttgggATAG GGAAGCGCGTGTGTATGGGAGAACAGCTGGCAAAGATGGAATTATTTCTGATGTTTGTGAGCCTAATGCAGAGTTTCACATTTGCTTTACCGAAGGATTCTAAGAAGCCCATCCTGACTGGAAGATATGGTCTAACTTTAGCCCCACATCCAtttaatataatcatttcaaagaGATAA
- the LOC106983647 gene encoding cytochrome P450 2U1 isoform X1 encodes MASPGLPQPPAEVSPWPLRLLHAPPGLLRLDSTGGALLLLGLAALLGWSWLWRHRARGIPPGPTPWPVVGNFGFVLLPPFLRRKSWLQRRARAAGVEPSALGPQLYLADLARVYGNVFSFFIGHYLVVVLSDFQSVREALVQQAEIFSDRPRVPLVSLVTKEKGIVFAHYGPVWRQQRKFSHSTLRHFGLGKLSLEPKIIEEFKYIKEEMQKHGEDPFNPFPILNNAVSNIICSLCFGQRFDYTNSEFKKMLNLMSRALEICLNTQLLLVNICSWLYYLPFGPFKELRQIEKDITTFLKKIIKDHRESLDVENPQDFIDMYLLHVDEERKNNSNSSFNEDYLFYIIGDLFIAGTDTTTNSLLWCLLYMSLNPDIQEKVQEEIERVIGADRVPSLTDKAQMPYTEATIMEVQRLTVVVPLAIPHMTSEKTVLQGYTIPKGTMILPNLWSVHRDPAIWEKPDDFYPNRFLDDQGQLIKKETFIPFGIGKRVCMGEQLAKMELFLMFVSLMQSFTFALPKDSKKPILTGRYGLTLAPHPFNIIISKR; translated from the exons ATGGCCTCTCCCGGGCTGCCGCAGCCCCCGGCTGAGGTCTCGCCCTGGCCTCTGCGTCTGCTGCACGCGCCTCCCGGGCTGCTGCGGCTGGACTCCACCGGCGGAGCGCTGCTGCTGCTCGGCCTCGCGGCGCTCCTCGGCTGGAGCTGGCTGTGGCGGCACCGGGCGCGGGGCATCCCCCCCGGACCCACGCCCTGGCCCGTGGTGGGCAATTTCGGCTTCGTGCTGCTGCCACCGTTCCTCCGACGGAAGAGCTGGCTGCAGCGCCGGGCGAGGGCCGCAGGAGTGGAGCCCTCCGCCCTGGGCCCGCAGTTGTACCTGGCCGACCTGGCCCGCGTATACGGCAATGTCTTCAGCTTTTTCATCGGCCACTACCTGGTGGTGGTCCTCAGCGACTTCCAAAGCGTGCGCGAGGCGCTGGTGCAACAGGCCGAGATCTTCAGCGACCGCCCGCGGGTGCCGCTCGTCTCCCTCGTAACCAAGGAGAAGG GGATTGTATTTGCACATTATGGTCCAGTCTGGAGACAACAGAGGAAGTTCTCTCATTCAACTCTTCGTCATTTTGGCTTGGGAAAACTTAGCTTGGAACCCAAGATTATTGAGgagtttaaatatataaaagaggaAATGCAGAAGCATGGAGAAGACCCCTTCAACCCTTTCCCCATTCTCAACAATGCTGTCTCTAACATCATTTGCTCCCTGTGCTTTGGCCAGCGTTTTGATTATACCAATAGTGAGTTCAAGAAAATGCTCAATCTTATGTCACGAGCGTTAGAAATCTGTCTCAACACCCAGCTCCTCCTGGTCAACATATGCTCCTGGCTTTATTATCTTCCCTTTGGACCATTTAAAGAATTAAGACAGATTGAAAAGGATATTAccactttccttaaaaaaatcatcaaagacCATCGAGAGTCTCTGGATGTGGAGAATCCTCAGGATTTCATAGACATGTACCTTCTCCACGTGgatgaggagagaaaaaataatagcaatagtaGCTTTAatgaagattatttattttatatcattggGGATCTCTTCATTGCTGGAACTGATACCACAACTAACTCCTTGCTTTGGTGCCTTCTTTATATGTCACTGAACCCCGACATACAAG aaaaggtTCAGGAAGAAATTGAAAGGGTCATTGGTGCTGACAGAGTCCCTTCCCTCACTGACAAGGCCCAGATGCCCTACACAGAAGCCACCATCATGGAGGTGCAGAGGCTGACTGTGGTGGTGCCACTTGCCATTCCTCATATGACCTCAGAGAAAACAG tgctCCAAGGATATACCATTCCTAAAGGCACAATGATATTACCCAACTTGTGGTCAGTACACAGAGACCCAGCCATTTGGGAGAAACCGGATGATTTCTACCCTAATCGATTTCTGGATGATCAGGGAcaacttattaaaaaagaaacatttattccttttgggATAG GGAAGCGCGTGTGTATGGGAGAACAGCTGGCAAAGATGGAATTATTTCTGATGTTTGTGAGCCTAATGCAGAGTTTCACATTTGCTTTACCGAAGGATTCTAAGAAGCCCATCCTGACTGGAAGATATGGTCTAACTTTAGCCCCACATCCAtttaatataatcatttcaaagaGATAA
- the LOC106983647 gene encoding cytochrome P450 2U1 isoform X2 has protein sequence MASPGLPQPPAEVSPWPLRLLHAPPGLLRLDSTGGALLLLGLAALLGWSWLWRHRARGIPPGPTPWPVVGNFGFVLLPPFLRRKSWLQRRARAAGVEPSALGPQLYLADLARVYGNVFSFFIGHYLVVVLSDFQSVREALVQQAEIFSDRPRVPLVSLVTKEKGIVFAHYGPVWRQQRKFSHSTLRHFGLGKLSLEPKIIEEFKYIKEEMQKHGEDPFNPFPILNNAVSNIICSLCFGQRFDYTNSEFKKMLNLMSRALEICLNTQLLLVNICSWLYYLPFGPFKELRQIEKDITTFLKKIIKDHRESLDVENPQDFIDMYLLHVDEERKNNSNSSFNEDYLFYIIGDLFIAGTDTTTNSLLWCLLYMSLNPDIQEKVQEEIERVIGADRVPSLTDKAQMPYTEATIMEVQRLTVVVPLAIPHMTSEKTVLQGYTIPKGTMILPNLWSVHRDPAIWEKPDDFYPNRFLDDQGQLIKKETFIPFGIVETKGKP, from the exons ATGGCCTCTCCCGGGCTGCCGCAGCCCCCGGCTGAGGTCTCGCCCTGGCCTCTGCGTCTGCTGCACGCGCCTCCCGGGCTGCTGCGGCTGGACTCCACCGGCGGAGCGCTGCTGCTGCTCGGCCTCGCGGCGCTCCTCGGCTGGAGCTGGCTGTGGCGGCACCGGGCGCGGGGCATCCCCCCCGGACCCACGCCCTGGCCCGTGGTGGGCAATTTCGGCTTCGTGCTGCTGCCACCGTTCCTCCGACGGAAGAGCTGGCTGCAGCGCCGGGCGAGGGCCGCAGGAGTGGAGCCCTCCGCCCTGGGCCCGCAGTTGTACCTGGCCGACCTGGCCCGCGTATACGGCAATGTCTTCAGCTTTTTCATCGGCCACTACCTGGTGGTGGTCCTCAGCGACTTCCAAAGCGTGCGCGAGGCGCTGGTGCAACAGGCCGAGATCTTCAGCGACCGCCCGCGGGTGCCGCTCGTCTCCCTCGTAACCAAGGAGAAGG GGATTGTATTTGCACATTATGGTCCAGTCTGGAGACAACAGAGGAAGTTCTCTCATTCAACTCTTCGTCATTTTGGCTTGGGAAAACTTAGCTTGGAACCCAAGATTATTGAGgagtttaaatatataaaagaggaAATGCAGAAGCATGGAGAAGACCCCTTCAACCCTTTCCCCATTCTCAACAATGCTGTCTCTAACATCATTTGCTCCCTGTGCTTTGGCCAGCGTTTTGATTATACCAATAGTGAGTTCAAGAAAATGCTCAATCTTATGTCACGAGCGTTAGAAATCTGTCTCAACACCCAGCTCCTCCTGGTCAACATATGCTCCTGGCTTTATTATCTTCCCTTTGGACCATTTAAAGAATTAAGACAGATTGAAAAGGATATTAccactttccttaaaaaaatcatcaaagacCATCGAGAGTCTCTGGATGTGGAGAATCCTCAGGATTTCATAGACATGTACCTTCTCCACGTGgatgaggagagaaaaaataatagcaatagtaGCTTTAatgaagattatttattttatatcattggGGATCTCTTCATTGCTGGAACTGATACCACAACTAACTCCTTGCTTTGGTGCCTTCTTTATATGTCACTGAACCCCGACATACAAG aaaaggtTCAGGAAGAAATTGAAAGGGTCATTGGTGCTGACAGAGTCCCTTCCCTCACTGACAAGGCCCAGATGCCCTACACAGAAGCCACCATCATGGAGGTGCAGAGGCTGACTGTGGTGGTGCCACTTGCCATTCCTCATATGACCTCAGAGAAAACAG tgctCCAAGGATATACCATTCCTAAAGGCACAATGATATTACCCAACTTGTGGTCAGTACACAGAGACCCAGCCATTTGGGAGAAACCGGATGATTTCTACCCTAATCGATTTCTGGATGATCAGGGAcaacttattaaaaaagaaacatttattccttttgggATAG TTGAGACCAAAGGAAAGCCATAA